Proteins encoded in a region of the Trypanosoma brucei gambiense DAL972 chromosome 11, complete sequence genome:
- a CDS encoding GTP binding protein codes for MRNINLVVLGDGGVGKSSLIIQYVRNRFVVKYEATIEDVYQKAVEVDAQPTVLTIVDTSGQDVFGGMRYKYIRKCHGVILVYSVIDAESFSHIKAIHTQLCRARGSPSIPCVLVGNKVDEVKHRAVSSEEASKFAAQFMYPLLEVTAKDHSMAAAVFETLVRSIRGEESWLECRSPNVIFPPAATISEVRDEVHQLELPSVDLVDEHEEESPGIANRKKKSGCTML; via the coding sequence ATGAGGAATATTAACCTCGTCGTTTTGGGTGACGGCGGCGTTGGAAAGAGTTCCCTCATCATTCAGTACGTTCGAAACCGCTTCGTTGTGAAGTATGAAGCCACGATTGAGGACGTGTACCAAAAGGCAGTAGAGGTGGATGCACAACCTACCGTGCTTACAATAGTCGACACTTCCGGGCAGGATGTATTCGGTGGAATGCGTTACAAATATATACGGAAATGCCATGGTGTTATTCTCGTGTACAGCGTGATAGACGCTGAAAGCTTCTCCCATATCAAGGCGATTCACACGCAACTTTGTCGCGCGAGGGGGTCTCCATCAATACCCTGCGTTCTTGTCGGTAATAAAGTAGATGAGGTGAAGCACCGTGCGGTGAGTAGTGAAGAGGCAAGCAAGTTTGCCGCACAATTTATGTATCCGCTGCTGGAGGTTACAGCAAAGGATCATTCCATGGCAGCGGCCGTATTCGAGACTTTAGTGCGAAGCATCCGTGGAGAGGAGTCATGGTTGGAATGTCGAAGTCCTAAtgttattttcccccctgcAGCGACCATTTCAGAGGTCCGCGATGAGGTTCACCAACTGGAGTTACCTTCAGTGGATCTGGTAGACGAGCATGAGGAGGAGTCACCCGGCATCGCAAAtaggaaaaagaaatcgGGATGCACTATGCTCTGA